The following coding sequences lie in one Fusarium poae strain DAOMC 252244 chromosome 1, whole genome shotgun sequence genomic window:
- a CDS encoding hypothetical protein (BUSCO:19651at5125), with the protein MISAVRTARLRSLIKHSRTLYSSSKHLSSTEAAPAARPAHYDTSQKLSAIDAVKERRLKAGKLVAGVAAASDSDMFKGPMTGLPKSKRWDNHLSHESRVREPCTLKQAARHMKKPGLISLGGGLPSSEVFPFAELGFKVPVAPKFSEKDTEESGQTVTIGKYDVRDRGGTYDLSIACNYGQATGSPQMMRYLTEHTEIVYKPPYADWRVCQTIGSTGALEEALRMFCDKDRGDSVLTEDFSFSTALETVGPLGVKAFGVSIDEQGLIPEAMDELLSNWDAKERGSRKPHLLYTVPSGQNPTGATQGTERRKAIYAVAQKHDLYIIEDEPYYFLQMQPYTGRDQPDIPPPETVEEFVSSLIPSLLSIDVDGRVMRMDSFSKVLVPGSRLGWITASEQIVERYIRHAEVASQGPSGFSQVILYKLLDETWGHEGYLRWLMNLRLEYTKKRNALLAACEDHLPSDLASWTPPVAGMFMWINIDYTKHPEAGKRSIVDIEEEIFNSCIENGVLIARGSWFLTEKDKAPPGLFFRATYASATPENMNKAIERFGKAVRDSFGRK; encoded by the exons ATGATTTCAGCTGTAAGAACAGCTAGGCTCAGATCACTGATCAAACACAGCCGAACGCTATATAGCAGCTCGAAACATCTATCAAGCACTGAAGCTGCCCCAGCTGCTCGCCCAGCGCATTATGACACCTCCCAGAAGCTTTCGGCCATTGATGCGGTGAAGGAAAGACGACTCAAGGCGGGCAAGTTGGTCGCAGgagttgctgctgcttccgATAGTGATATGTTTAAAGGCCCG ATGACAGGGCTACCAAAGTCCAAGCGATGGGACA ACCATCTCAGTCATGAGAGCAGAGTGAGAGAACCATGCACACTCAAACAAGCAGCTCGCCATATGAAGAAGCCCGGCCTCATCTCTTTGGGCGGCGGTTTACCTTCCAGCGAAGTCTTCCCCTTCGCAGAGCTCGGCTTCAAGGTCCCAGTGGCTCCCAAATTTTCAGAAAAAGATACAGAAGAATCAGGCCAAACAGTCACAATCGGAAAATACGATGTAAGAGACCGTGGGGGTACTTATGATCTGTCCATCGCCTGCAACTACGGTCAGGCTACAGGATCCCCTCAGATGATGAGATATTTGACAGAGCACACCGAAATTGTGTACAAACCCCCTTATGCAGACTGGAGGGTTTGTCAAACCATTGGAAGCACCGGAGCACTAGAAGAGGCACTGCGGATGTTTTGTGACAAGGACCGTGGTGATTCTGTGCTCACTGAAGACTTTAGCTTCTCGACCGCTCTGGAAACCGTTGGACCACTCGGAGTCAAGGCCTTTGGTGTTTCTATTGACGAACAAGGCTTGATACCAGAGGCTATGGACGAGCTTTTGTCGAATTGGGACGCCAAAGAACGAGGCTCTCGGAAACCTCATCTGCTATACACTGTTCCCTCGGGCCAGAATCCCACAGGCGCAACGCAGGGCACTGAAAGGCGGAAGGCTATTTACGCCGTGGCACAGAAGCACGACCTATACATTATTGAAGACGAGCCGTATTACTTCCTTCAGATGCAACCTTACACAGGCCGCGACCAACCCGACATTCCGCCACCAGAGACGGTAGAAGAGTTTGTCTCATCACTCATACCTTCACTTCTGAGTATAGATGTTGATGGACGAGTTATGCGTATGGACTCATTCTCAAAAGTACTTGTCCCAGGTTCCCGTCTAGGATGGATCACTGCATCGGAGCAGATCGTAGAGAGATATATTCGACACGCTGAAGTTGCGAGCCAAGGTCCGAGTGGTTTCTCACAGGTTATCCTGTACAAGCTGCTCGATGAGACGTGGGGACATGAAGGATACCTGAGATGGCTGATGAATTTGCGGCTGGAGTATACCAAGAAGCGGAATGCCCTCCTGGCCGCGTGTGAAGATCATCTGCCCAGTGACCTCGCCAGCTGGACGCCTCCTGTCGCCGGCATGTTT ATGTGGATCAATATTGATTATACAAAGCATCCCGAGGCAGGAAAGCGAAGCATCGTCGATATAGAGGAGGAGATTTTCAACTCATGCATTGAGAATGGCGTGCTCATCGCTAGAGGCTCCTGGTTCTTGACTGAAAAGGACAAGGCACCACCAGGATTGTTCTTCAGGGCGACGTATGCATCTGCCACACCCGAGAACATGAACAAGGCCATCGAGAGGTTTGGAAAAGCTGTCAGGGATAGCTTTGGGCGAAAGTga
- a CDS encoding hypothetical protein (SECRETED:SignalP(1-19)~CAZy:GH20), translating into MWSKALLAVAAFAFTPANAIWPVPKKISTGDKALFIDQTIDITYNGDFVCWTLPGSDSDSGACNHTAQLNTETLLHKQIPYTYNYQPDAGSKFSSKQIVQAGLSRALQGIFQDNFVPWMLRERDSDFEPDLQKKQWVKSLKIVQTEEDDESTFKPLNGEVDESYSLSLSEKGEASIKAKSSTGVLHGLETFVQLFFKHSSGTSWYTPHAPVSIQDEPEYPHRGILLDVARSFFEVKHIKRTIDAMSWSKLNRLHLHITDSQSWPLEIPALPKLAEKGAYRKGLTYSPEDLAGIYEYGIHRGVEVIMEIDMPGHIGVVELAYKDLIVAYNEKPYQWWCKEPPCGAFRMNSSDVYDFLDTLFDDLFPRISKYSPYFHLGGDELNHNDSRLDPDVRSNKTEVLPPLLQKFVDYTHGKVRDAGMTPFVWEEMITEWNMTLGKDVVIQSWLGGGAIKTLAEAGHKVIDSDYNFWYLDCGRGQWLNFDNGDAFQTYYPFNDWCGPTKSWRLIYSHDPRAGLSEEAAKRVLGGEAAVWTETIDSVNLDTIVWPRAAVMGEVLWSGRTDASGQNRSQYDAAPRLAEMRERMVARGVSASPIQMPFCTQGNATECAQVEG; encoded by the exons ATGTGGTCCAAGGCTCTTCTGGCCGTTGCTGCCTTCGCCTTTACCCCTGCCAATGCCATATGGCCAGTGCCAAAGAAGATCTCTACTGGAGACAAGGCCCTCTTCATCGATCAAACAATTGATATCACCTATAATGGAGACTTTGTATGCTGGACTCTCCCCGGTTCTGATTCCGATTCCGGTGCTTGTAACCATACCGCGCAGCTCAATACTGAAACTTTGCTTCACAAACAGATCCCCTACACTTACAACTACCAACCCGATGCTGGCTCCAAATTCAGCAGCAAGCAGATCGTCCAAGCCGGCCTGTCTCGTGCCCTCCAGGGCATCTTCCAGGACAACTTTGTCCCCTGGATGCTCCGCGAACGCGACTCCGATTTTGAGCCTGATCTGCAAAAGAAGCAGTGGGTGAAGTCACTAAAGATTGTCCAGACcgaggaggatgacgagAGCACTTTTAAGCCTCTCAATGGTGAGGTTGATGAGTCGTACTCCCTCTCACTTTCGGAAAAGGGCGAGGCTTCTATCAAGGCCAAGTCTTCTACAGGCGTCCTGCACGGACTTGAGACCTTCGTTCAACTTTTCTTCAAGCACAGCTCTGGCACTTCCTGGTACACGCCGCACGCGCCTGTCTCAATCCAGGATGAGCCCGAGTACCCTCATCGAGGCATTCTTCTCGATGTTGCCCGTAGCTTTTTTGAAGTCAAGCACATCAAACGAACAATCGACGCCATGTCGTGGAGCAAGCTGAATCGCCTTCACCTTCATATCACTGACTCGCAGTCCTGGCCTCTCGAGATCCCAGCCCTGCCCAAGCTGGCCGAAAAGGGTGCATACCGTAAAGGCCTGACTTATTCTCCTGAGGATCTTGCCGGTATTTATGAGTATGGGATCCACCGCGGAGTCGAAGTCATCATGGAAATTGACATGCCTGGCCATATTGGTGTCGTTGAGCTTGCCTATAAGGATCTCATTGTCGCCTACAATGAGAAGCCTTATCAATGGTGGTGCAAGGAGCCGCCCTGTGGTGCGTTCCGCATGAACAGCTCTGATGTTTATGACTTTCTCGACACTCTCTTTGATGACCTCTTCCCTCGTATTTCCAAGTACAGCCCCTACTTCCACCTTGGTGGAGACGAGCTCAACCACAACGATTCCAGGCTTGACCCTGATGTGCGCTCCAACAAGACCGAGGTTCTGCCGCCTCTTTTGCAAAAGTTCGTCGATTACACTCACGGCAAGGTTCGAGATGCCGGCATGActccgttcgtctgggaggAGATGATTACCGAGTGGAACATGACTCTGGGTAAAGACGTCGTGATTCAGTCCTGGCTCGGTGGCGGTGCTATCAAAACCCTGGCAGAGGCTGGTCACAAGGTAATCGATAGTGATTACAACTTCTGG TACCTTGACTGTGGCCGTGGACAGTGGCTCAACTTTGACAACGGCGATGCCTTTCAGACGTACTACCCCTTCAACGACTGGTGCGGCCCTACCAAGAGCTGGCGACTCATCTACTCCCACGATCCTCGAGCCGGTCTATCCGAGGAAGCAGCCAAGCGCGTGCTTGGTGGTGAGGCGGCCGTATGGACTGAGACTATCGACAGTGTCAACCTCGATACCATTGTGTGGCCCCGCGCTGCAGTGATGGGAGAAGTCCTCTGGTCAGGCCGAACTGACGCCTCAGGTCAGAACAGATCGCAGTATGATGCTGCGCCGCGACTGGCTGAGATGCGCGAGCGCATGGTGGCTCGAGGAGTGAGTGCTTCGCCGATTCAGATGCCCTTCTGTACACAGGGCAATGCCACCGAGTGTGCGCAAGTCGAGGGATGA
- a CDS encoding hypothetical protein (TransMembrane:1 (o12-31i)): MGVVEALLEQVSLKTTLIILLVAYCIYSIICRIDEHRRIRRLGHYGPHMKTYAPWGLDIVARFVASTVKHQNLATWRDDMFGALDSWTVENRLLGIRTIFTADPANLKAILATQFADYGKGKPFHAEWKDFLGDSIFTTDGAPWHASRQLIRPQFTRDRVSDLHCFEAHMQTLFKAIANRGPLHGEDQPVPTERLDGKVLDISDLFFRYTLDVATEFLLGWDVKSLTTPRQEFAEAFNDVQRIQNIIARTGKLRHIIPKYKFWRGLETVNHFINFYIERALRLSPEELNSKAKDDHSYTFLHALAGFTRDRKVLRDQIIAVLLAGRDTTAATLSWALYELGRHPKTVKRLRSEILSTLGNERTPTYDDLKSMSYLKAVLNETLRLYPAVPFNVRLALKDTTLPRGGGPDGSEPLPVLKDSPVAYSTLVMQRRSDLYPPISDTFADPQIFSPERWAHWHPKPHDYIPFNAGPRICIGQQFALTEMSYVLCRLFQKFERVESKMKDIDGGEPLLKADIVLSPGQGVNVAFWEAKK; the protein is encoded by the exons ATGGGCGTCGTGGAAGCTCTGTTGGAGCAGGTCTCTCTCAAAACCACactcatcatcctcttggTCGCATACTGCATCTACTCCATCATTTGCCGTATCGACGAGCACCGACGAATCAGACGTCTTGGTCACTATGGACCACATATGAAAACATATGCTCCTTGGG GACTCGACATTGTTGCGAGGTTCGTAGCGTCTACAGTCAAACACCAGAACCTGGCAACCTGGCGCGATGATATGTTTGGTGCTTTGGATTCATGGACTGTCGAGAATCGACTCCTGGGAATTCGAACCATCTTCACCGCTGACCCAGCAAATCTTAAGGCCATCTTGGCCACACAGTTCGCTGACTATGGTAAGGGAAAGCCATTTCATGCGGAATGGAAGGACTTTCTCGGTGACAGCATCTTTACTACTGATGGAGCACCATGGCATGCTAGTCGCCAGCTCATCAGACCCCAATTCACGCGAGATCGTGTTAGTGACTTGCACTGTTTCGAAGCCCATATGCAGACACTGTTTAAAGCTATCGCCAACAGAGGACCTCTTCATGGAGAAGATCAACCTGTCCCTACAGAGCGTCTAGATGGTAAAGTCCTCGATATCAGTGATCTTTTCTTCCGCTATACTCTGGATGTGGCCACTGAATTCCTCCTGGGATGGGACGTCAAGTCTCTGAC TACACCAAGACAAGAATTTGCAGAAGCCTTCAATGACGTCCAGCGCATTCAGAACATCATCGCTCGTACTGGAAAACTCCGCCATATCATACCTAAATACAAATTCTGGCGAGGACTCGAGACCGTGAACCACTTCATCAACTTCTATATTGAGCGGGCATTGCGTCTTAGCCCTGAAGAGCTGAACTCAAAGGCAAAGGACGACCATAGCTACACCTTTCTTCATGCTCTCGCCGGCTTCACACGTGATCGCAAGGTCCTTCGCGACCAGATCATCGCCGTGCTTCTTGCAGGAAGAGACACCACTGCTGCGACTCTCTCGTGGGCTCTCTATGAGCTTGGAAGGCATCCTAAAACTGTCAAGAGGTTACGTTCTGAGATCCTCTCAACACTTGGCAATGAGAGGACACCTACTTACGATGATCTCAAGAGTATGAGCTACCTCAAGGCAGTTCTCAATGAGACGCTCCGGCTATACCCAGCTGTGCCATTCAATGTTCGCCTTGCTCTCAAAGATACGACTCTCCCCCGGGGGGGTGGTCCAGATGGTTCCGAGCCACTCCCCGTTCTAAAGGACTCACCCGTCGCGTATTCGACTCTGGTTATGCAGCGACGTTCAGATCTATATCCTCCTATCAGCGACACGTTCGCTGACCCTCAGATCTTCAGCCCAGAAAGATGGGCACACTGGCATCCCAAGCCACACGATTACATCCCTTTTAACGCCGGGCCCAGAATTTGCATCGGTCAGCAGTTTGCATTGACCGAGATGAGTTATGTTCTTTGCCGCCTGTTCCAGAAATTCGAGCGTGTAGAGAGCAAAATGAAGGATATTGATGGTGGAGAGCCTCTCCTGAAAGCAGACATCGTTCTATCCCCTGGCCAGGGAGTCAATGTTGCATTTTGGGAAGCTAAGAAGTGA
- a CDS encoding hypothetical protein (BUSCO:25497at5125): MMSRSRAESTAVALLSSAAHSTTKPHHRFPLRRLNGFRNLSTCSASALTRRRPIVACKHTQSFFKDGRRYVSQAKDANIAVIGGGLTGLSAAYYLAKKLPSTAKITLYEANDRLGGWIKTDRVPVDIEGKKGIVSFERGSRSLTSLAGNTFRFDDLVLYDLTLDLGLSLNFPPAKPRYVYYPDHLVATPPNISIFDILREPLYLESIGAGLGLMINQLRKRQLPAEDESVADWLYKVTNSRKGIGNLASAMMHGIYGGDINKLSARSVLDRIYWGWYMPNPGLHARPMPLPEQLILETLGQDRQVQKLALEPKSTLIDFGDKGMESLPRAIGAALRDQPNVTVMTGEAVNDIQYDETKNQVQISSSSAKNEEKSNSQAYDKVISTLSAQHTARLTGDKVPSLSAAHSVSVMTVNIWFPQENLKPPGFGYLIPESVDPELNPEHALGVFFDSDVGTRSKDEPAGTKLFVLMGGHYYDRPGVTPPTEEEAVIQARNLLERHLGIPRDAPAYATANSAKECIPQHNVGHQDLLRNAHAELKQNFDGRLAVAGGSFHRIGTIASLRSGYDAAVATKNGLEATGLEYLESITEFAVVPTDMIPVRLFK, translated from the exons ATGATGAGTCGCAGCCGAGCAGAATCAACGGCTGTAGCTCTCTTGAGCTCAGCAGCTCATTCGACAACGAAACCCCACCACCGATTCCCCCTGCGTCGACTCAATGGCTTCCGCAACCTCAGCACCTGCTCGGCCTCGGCTTTGACCCGGCGACGACCCATTGTCGCATGCAAGCATACGCAAAGCTTCTTCAAAGATGGACGGAGATATGTGTCGCAGGCAAAGGACGCAAACATCGCGGTAATTGGAGGCGGATTAACTGGTCTTTCGGCGGCATACTACCTCGCAAAGAAGCTCCCCTCGACGGCAAAGATCACCTTGTATGAAGCCAATGATCGGCTAGGGGGATGGATCAAGACGGATAGAGTGCCGGTGGATATCGAGGGCAAGAAAGGAATTGTGTCTTTTGAGCGAGGTTCCCGGTCGTTGACGTCCCTGGCTGGCAATACCTTTCGCTTCGATGACCTCGTCCTCTACGATCTT ACTCTTGACCTAGGTCTTTCTCTCAACTTTCCTCCAGCCAAGCCACGATATGTCTATTATCCCGACCACCTCGTTGCCACGCCCCCGAACATCAGCATCTTCGATATTCTCCGCGAGCCTCTCTATCTCGAGAGCATCGGCGCAGGCCTCGGGCTTATGATCAATCAGCTGCGCAAGAGACAGCTTCCTGCCGAAGATGAATCTGTCGCCGATTGGCTTTACAAAGTCACCAACAGTCGCAAGGGCATTGGCAACCTAGCCTCAGCTATGATGCACGGCATCTACGGCGGCGACATTAACAAGCTAAGCGCTCGAAGTGTCTTGGATCGCATCTACTGGGGCTGGTATATGCCGAACCCTGGTTTACATGCGCGCCCAATGCCTTTACCTGAGCAGCTGATTCTCGAGACGCTGGGACAGGATCGACAAGTTCAGAAGCTGGCGCTGGAGCCCAAGTCTACGCTAATAGATTTTGGCGACAAGGGCATGGAGTCGCTGCCACGAGCGATCGGTGCGGCTCTGCGAGACCAACCTAATGTCACAGTCATGACCGGTGAGGCTGTCAACGATATCCAGTATGATGAGACCAAGAATCAAGTCCAG ATTAGTAGTTCCAGCGCCAAGAACGAGGAGAAAAGTAATTCACAGGCCTATGACAAGGTTATTTCAACGCTATCTGCTCAGCATACCGCCCGACTCACAGGGGATAAAGTGCCATCGCTCTCCGCCGCACACTCTGTTTCTGTCATGACAGTCAACATCTGGTTCCCTCAGGAAAACCTTAAGCCTCCTGGTTTCGGGTATCTCATCCCAGAGTCCGTTGACCCGGAGCTCAATCCAGAACATGCTCTTGGCGTCTTCTTTGACTCAGACGTTGGAACTCGATCCAAGGACGAACCTGCTGGCACCAAGCTCTTCGTGCTGATGGGCGGCCACTACTACGACCGTCCCGGTGTTACTCCTCCTACTGAGGAGGAAGCTGTTATTCAAGCTCGTAACCTACTTGAGCGTCATCTCGGCATCCCTCGCGATGCCCCCGCCTATGCCACAGCAAACTCCGCAAAGGAATGTATCCCTCAGCACAATGTTGGCCACCAGGATCTCCTGCGCAACGCCCACGCTGAGCTAAAGCAGAACTTTGATGGACGTCTTGCTGTTGCTGGTGGCTCATTCCATCGTATTGGAACTATTGCCAGTCTACGTTCTGGCTACGATGCTGCTGTTGCGACGAAGAATGGCCTTGAAGCTACCGGCCTGGAGTATCTTGAGAGCATTACGGAGTTTGCAGTTGTGCCAACCGACATGATTCCTGTGCGTCTCTTCAAATAA
- a CDS encoding hypothetical protein (BUSCO:31603at5125), producing the protein MPVEVRSHTPLAEALTAAIQPKLVEVGWATGGAEDTGLAEYIVLMLDNKKTQDEIATELASEDLLGLGPNDPSARDFSQWLFEQIDSLNTQVNGGSNAGSGANQDPAAGGEMDTDMNAGDVSELNAPTGPRSMRNGAQRGGRDKRMLGQMNKAMDRPGDSALHRVRGQTGSERINTHGRTPPAGPRTGRGGMGRNNNRSANIQAGLAGMAPGGPQQWMMQGGQPNSAELVAILEQQNQMMYQLSQQLMNNGGHQGGFGQQRRGGKSLFDRTQHPGRGNYRKGFNDRQGGNNATVGEGEGDDISMSGEPREPPNPEDTVCKFNLRCTNKDCKFAHQSPAAPPGASVDVNDNCSFGAACKNRKCVARHPSPAARLAHQSEQDCKFFPNCQNPQCPFKHPSMPLCRNGAGCTNSECKFTHVKTKCKFNPCLNPNCAFAHEDGQQGGFKDKVWTAGEGTEHVSERRFVDDGVPEELIKGEDTDIKQEADIIV; encoded by the exons ATGCCCGTTGAAGTCCGCTCTCATACGCCCCTGGCGGAGGCTCTCACTGCTGCCATTCAACCCAAGCTCGTCGAGGTTGGATGGGCAACTGGCGGTGCCGAGGATACCGGTCTAGCAGAGTATATTGTCCTCATGCTGGATAACAAAAAGACCCAAGATGAGATTGCCACAGAACTCGCATCAGAAGACCTACTGGGTCTTGGACCCAACGACCCCAGCGCCCGTGATTTCTCTCAGTGGCTGTTCGAACAGATTGACTCTCTCAACACCCAGGTCAATGGCGGTAGCAACGCAGGCTCTGGAGCAAACCAGGACCCTGCAGCAGGAGGCGAGATGGATACCGACATGAATGCAGGCGATGTCTCAGAACTGAATGC ACCTACTGGCCCACGTTCAATGCGAAACGGAGCCCAGCGAGGTGGGCGGGATAAGCGCATGCTTGGACAGATGAACAAAGCGATGGATCGACCTGGCGATTCTGCCCTTCACCGTGTTCGAGGACAGACCGGAAGCGAACGCATCAATACCCACGGCCGGACGCCGCCCGCTGGTCCCAGAACAGGTCGAGGTGGAATGGGGCGGAACAACAACCGTAGCGCCAACATTCAGGCTGGTTTGGCCGGTATGGCCCCTGGTGGCCCACAACAGTGGATGATGCAAGGCGGTCAACCAAACTCTGCCGAGCTCGTCGCCATTCTTGAACAACAAAATCAAATGATGTACCAGCTATCACAACAACTCATGAACAATGGCGGACATCAGGGCGGGTTTGGACAGCAGCGCCGTGGTGGAAAGTCACTATTCGACCGTACGCAACACCCTGGCAGAGGTAACTACCGCAAGGGATTCAACGATCGACAGGGCGGTAACAACGCCACTGTTGGTGAGGGCGAGGGTGATGATATCAGCATGTCTGGAGAGCCACGCGAACCACCTAACCCTGAGGACACGGTATGCAAGTTCAACTTGCGATGCACCAACAAGGATTGCAAGTTCGCACATCAGTCACCGGCCGCCCCTCCTGGCGCATCGGTCGATGTCAACGACAACTGCAGTTTTGGAGCTGCCTGCAAGAACCGAAAATGTGTTGCACGACACCCCTCGCCAGCAGCTCGTCTTGCACACCAAAGCGAGCAGGACTGCAAGTTCTTCCCCAACTGCCAAAACCCTCAGTGCCCCTTCAAGCATCCATCGATGCCTCTCTGCCGTAACGGTGCTGGCTGCACAAACTCTGAATGCAAGTTTACACACGTCAAGACAAAGTGCAAGTTCAACCCGTGTCTCAACCCCAATTGTGCCTTTGCGCATGAGGATGGGCAGCAAGGAGGCTTCAAGGATAAGGTCTGGACTGCTGGCGAGGGCACTGAGCATGTCAGCGAGAGAAgatttgttgatgatggtgtcCCTGAGGAGCTCATCAAGGGGGAGGATACTGACATCAAGCAAGAGGCTGATATCATCGTTTAG